A portion of the Pecten maximus unplaced genomic scaffold, xPecMax1.1, whole genome shotgun sequence genome contains these proteins:
- the LOC117319702 gene encoding LOW QUALITY PROTEIN: histone H1-delta-like (The sequence of the model RefSeq protein was modified relative to this genomic sequence to represent the inferred CDS: deleted 1 base in 1 codon) — MVASAVGSLKERGEEIWPEKKTTKPKTPPAHPKYSDMVASAVGSLKERGGSSRQAILKYIMANFKVGPDAKAINAHLKIALRNGVKKGALKQSKGTGAAGSFKLGEKPKPAKKPAAKKVTKPKAAKPKKPSSEEGDHIGDG; from the exons AAGAAATATGGCCCGAGAAGAAAACTACCAAGCCGAAGACCCCACCAGCTCACCCGAAGTACAGCGACATGGTGGCATCTGCTGTGGGAAGTCTGAAGGAACGTGGAGGCTCGTCCCGCCAGGCGATATTGAAGTACATCATGGCTAACTTCAAAGTCGGTCCTGACGCCAAGGCAATCAATGCACATTTGAAGATCGCCCTCCGCAACGGAGTGAAGAAGGGGGCCCTAAAACAGTCCAAGGGTACCGGAGCTGCCGGATCATTCAAACTCGGAGAG AAGCCTAAACCAGCTAAGAAACCAGCAGCGAAGAAGGTGACTAAGCCGAAAGCAGCAAAGCCTAAGAAACCAAGTAGCGAAGAAGGCGACCACATCGGCGACGGCTAA
- the LOC117319703 gene encoding LOW QUALITY PROTEIN: histone H1-delta-like (The sequence of the model RefSeq protein was modified relative to this genomic sequence to represent the inferred CDS: deleted 1 base in 1 codon) has translation MYTYIASIQEIWPEKKTTKPKTPPAHPKYSDMVASAVGSLKERGGSSRQAILKYIMANFKVGTDAKAINAHLKIALRNGVKKGALKQSKGTGAAGSFKLGEKPKPAKKPAAKKVT, from the exons atgtaCACTTATATTGCTAGTATAC AAGAAATATGGCCCGAGAAGAAAACTACCAAGCCGAAGACCCCACCAGCTCACCCGAAGTACAGCGACATGGTGGCATCTGCTGTGGGAAGTCTGAAGGAACGTGGAGGCTCGTCCCGCCAGGCGATATTGAAGTACATCATGGCTAACTTCAAAGTC GGTACTGACGCCAAGGCAATCAATGCACATTTGAAGATCGCCCTCCGCAACGGAGTGAAGAAGGGGGCCCTAAAACAGTCCAAGGGTACCGGAGCTGCCGGATCATTCAAACTCGGAGAGAAGCCTAAACCAGCTAAGAAACCAGCAGCGAAGAAGGTGACCTAA